From a single Vigna radiata var. radiata cultivar VC1973A unplaced genomic scaffold, Vradiata_ver6 scaffold_206, whole genome shotgun sequence genomic region:
- the LOC106752403 gene encoding polygalacturonase At1g48100 → MSALSFRGFTYMFLIVFLIWSSNFEACIARRGKHWRHSSRDASTALYKKKGKSYGNGHNKNHGGGSKPKPPSHKGTPTLPKPPSHKNIPSPPYPPPSNEDNPTAPPPKPYNGGHSSSTTFNVLDFGAKGDGKTDDTKAFQAAWAEACKVEASTMVVPSDYVFFVGPISFSGPYCKPNIVFQLDGTIVAPTNPNAWGRGLLQWLEFTKLVGITIQGNGVIDGKGSVWWQDNQYDDPIDDEEKLIVPLNQTVPSPPLPIQSELGGKMPSVKPTALRFYGSFNPTVTGITIVNSPQCHLKFDNCNGVMVHNVSISSPGNSPNTDGIHLQNSKDVLIYGSTMACGDDCISIQTGCSNVYVHNVNCGPGHGISIGSLGKDNTRACVSNITVRDVNMHNTMTGVRIKTWQGGSGSAQGILFSNIQVSEVQFPIVIDQFYCDKRTCKNQTSAVSLAGINYERIRGTYTVTPVHFACSDSLPCVDISLTSVELKPIQEQNHLYDPFCWQTYGELKTPTVPPIGCLQIGKPTNNRIQTDHDLC, encoded by the exons ATGAGTGCCTTGAGTTTCAGGGGCTTCACATACATGTTTCTCATTGTATTTCTCATTTGGTCTTCCAATTTTGAAGCCTGCATTGCAAGAAGAGGCAAGCACTGGAGACATAGCAGCAGGGATGCATCAACTGCTTTGtataagaaaaaaggaaaaagttatgGAAATGGTCACAACAAAAACCATGGTGGAGGATCAAAACCAAAGCCTCCATCACATAAAGGCACCCCAACATTACCAAAGCCTCCATCTCATAAAAACATTCCCTCACCACCATATCCACCACCATCAAACGAAGATAACCCCACTGCTCCCCCACCAAAACCTTACAATGGAGGCCATTCTTCCTCCACCACCTTCAATGTGCTAGATTTTGGTGCCAAGGGAGATGGGAAAACTGATGACACAAAG GCATTTCAAGCAGCTTGGGCTGAAGCTTGCAAAGTAGAGGCATCAACCATGGTGGTTCCATCGGACTACGTCTTCTTTGTGGGGCCCATTTCATTCTCAGGCCCATACTGCAAACCCAACATCGTTTTCCAG CTTGATGGCACCATTGTTGCACCAACAAACCCCAATGCCTGGGGCAGAGGACTACTACAGTGGTTAGAATTTACCAAGTTAGTGGGAATTACCATTCAAGGAAATGGTGTCATTGACGGAAAAGGCTCTGTGTGGTGGCAAGATAATCAATATGATGATCCTATAGATGATGAAGAAAAGCTCATAGTCCCTTTAAACCAGACAGTACCAAGTCCCCCACTGCCG ATTCAAAGTGAGCTGGGAGGAAAAATGCCATCTGTCAAGCCAACT GCATTGCGCTTCTATGGGAGTTTTAACCCAACAGTTACAGGCATAACAATTGTAAATAGCCCACAATGCCACCTCAAGTTTGACAACTGCAATGGGGTCATGGTCCATAATGTCAGCATATCATCCCCTGGGAACAGTCCTAACACAGATGGAATTCACCTTCAGAACTCCAAAGATGTACTGATATATGGCAGCACTATGGCATGCG GAGATGATTGTATTTCCATACAAACTGGATGCTCAAACGTTTATGTTCACAATGTCAACTGTGGACCAGGGCATGGAATCAGCATTGGAAGTCTAGGAAAGGATAACACCAGAGCCTGTGTTTCCAACATTACAGTCAGGGATGTCAACATGCACAACACAATGACTGGCGTCAGAATCAAAACATGGCAG GGTGGGTCAGGCTCTGCACAAGGAATACTATTCTCAAATATACAAGTCTCTGAAGTTCAATTCCCAATTGTGATCGATCAATTCTATTGCGATAAAAGAACCTGCAAAAACCAAACATCGGCTGTTTCTCTGGCTGGAATCAACTATGAAAGGATAAGGGGCACATACACAGTTACGCCAGTGCACTTTGCCTGCAGTGATAGCCTTCCTTGTGTAGATATTTCTTTAACCTCTGTTGAGTTGAAACCAATTCAAGAACAAAACCATCTATATGATCCTTTCTGCTGGCAGACTTATGGTGAATTGAAAACTCCAACAGTCCCACCAATTGGTTGTCTACAGATTGGGAAGCCCACAAACAATCGGATTCAGACAGATCATGATTTATGTTGA